In Synechococcus sp. PCC 6312, one genomic interval encodes:
- the rpsL gene encoding 30S ribosomal protein S12, whose amino-acid sequence MPTIQQLIRQERELLKKKTKSPALKSCPQRRGVCTRVYTTTPKKPNSALRKVARVRLTSGFEVTAYIPGIGHNLQEHSVVMIRGGRVKDLPGVRYHIIRGTLDTAGVKDRKQGRSKYGAKQPKPGAATPTKGKK is encoded by the coding sequence ATGCCCACTATTCAGCAGTTAATCCGCCAAGAGCGTGAACTTCTAAAAAAGAAAACTAAGTCCCCAGCCCTAAAAAGCTGCCCCCAACGGCGCGGCGTTTGCACCCGTGTTTATACCACTACCCCCAAAAAGCCCAACTCGGCCCTGCGGAAAGTAGCTCGGGTACGCTTAACTTCTGGGTTTGAAGTCACTGCCTACATTCCGGGTATTGGTCACAACCTCCAAGAACATTCCGTTGTGATGATTCGAGGTGGCCGGGTCAAAGACTTACCAGGGGTTCGCTACCACATTATCCGGGGTACGCTTGATACCGCCGGAGTTAAAGACCGCAAGCAAGGTCGTTCCAAATATGGAGCCAAACAACCTAAGCCCGGAGCCGCCACTCCCACAAAAGGTAAGAAATAA
- a CDS encoding serine/threonine-protein kinase, with the protein MSQYRPLGLVGQGQYGQVYLAYSPLQRGLVALKALHPQRFPTRNFLRELRFLLGFNHPQVVRCHTLDYWQGRRCLVMDYGEGGTLRGLLEQERHLPLLLALELTAEVLAGLQYIHGQGIIHCDIKPENILLRLTRQAWRAQISDLGVARIEAEVESAGHTGSPAYMAPERFYGKYSPTSDLYAVGILLFEMMTGERPFRGTPVELMSAHLSQSPEISPGLPFLVQTLLRKALSKLPQKRYQTAAEMSRAVKLAHDVLLAEGKQFYPLFPKSATWFQAWQSRTTYPLDHPLTELIAVEEAAYGICDHQIFQFSVDGSPRSSMAIQAPAKKLYASQVNYYYRDAVGHLYLGEQSASALIPLGHPEHHENYVLGIEAQGKWLVQAPADLSQPLEIMHWPRGTVYTCALLNPELSRLQHLISVNARYGLAVVGVSKGQQTQLHLFNRRGQALLMTGLPFRIRQVTQSRRDPWQFLALTPDQPQALILLRLKPWQVQRLTLSFSPRWITATPWGYAVADQERVVGLSETGELLGGIAVKDELTGIALGGDRGLWLASWDGEKGKLEWVEFSAMGLDLIF; encoded by the coding sequence ATGTCCCAGTATCGTCCATTGGGCCTGGTGGGGCAGGGGCAGTATGGTCAGGTGTATTTAGCCTATAGTCCATTGCAGCGGGGCCTGGTGGCATTGAAGGCATTGCATCCACAACGGTTTCCGACCCGGAATTTTTTGCGAGAACTCCGGTTTTTGCTGGGCTTTAATCATCCCCAAGTGGTGCGCTGTCATACCTTGGATTATTGGCAGGGGCGGCGTTGTTTGGTCATGGACTATGGGGAAGGGGGAACCCTGCGGGGATTATTGGAGCAAGAGCGGCATTTACCTCTGTTATTGGCGTTGGAGTTAACGGCGGAGGTTTTGGCTGGATTGCAATATATTCATGGACAGGGAATTATCCACTGTGATATTAAGCCAGAGAACATCTTACTACGGTTAACGCGCCAGGCCTGGCGGGCCCAGATTTCGGATTTGGGGGTAGCCCGGATTGAGGCGGAGGTGGAAAGTGCTGGGCATACGGGTTCTCCGGCCTATATGGCTCCGGAGCGGTTTTATGGAAAATATTCACCCACCTCTGATTTGTATGCTGTCGGAATTTTGTTGTTTGAGATGATGACTGGGGAGCGACCCTTTCGAGGGACTCCGGTAGAGTTGATGAGTGCCCATTTAAGCCAATCCCCAGAAATTTCCCCAGGCCTGCCATTTCTAGTCCAAACTCTTCTGCGTAAAGCCTTAAGTAAATTGCCTCAAAAACGCTATCAAACTGCCGCTGAAATGTCTCGGGCCGTGAAGTTAGCCCATGATGTTTTGTTGGCTGAGGGAAAGCAATTTTATCCCTTGTTTCCAAAATCAGCCACTTGGTTCCAGGCCTGGCAATCCCGGACTACTTATCCTCTTGATCACCCTTTAACAGAGCTAATTGCTGTGGAAGAGGCCGCCTATGGAATTTGTGACCACCAGATTTTCCAGTTCTCAGTTGATGGCAGTCCCAGAAGCAGCATGGCGATCCAGGCCCCGGCGAAGAAACTCTACGCCAGCCAGGTTAACTACTATTACCGGGATGCTGTAGGTCATCTTTATCTGGGAGAGCAATCAGCTTCCGCTTTGATTCCACTGGGACATCCTGAACATCATGAGAATTATGTCTTGGGGATTGAAGCCCAGGGAAAATGGCTTGTCCAGGCCCCAGCGGACTTATCTCAGCCCCTAGAGATCATGCATTGGCCCAGAGGGACAGTTTATACCTGTGCATTACTGAATCCTGAGTTGAGTCGTTTACAACATTTAATTTCGGTGAACGCTCGCTATGGCCTGGCTGTGGTGGGCGTTAGTAAGGGGCAACAAACCCAACTCCATCTCTTTAATCGCCGTGGACAAGCCCTTCTGATGACTGGATTACCCTTTCGGATCAGGCAGGTAACCCAGTCCCGCAGAGATCCTTGGCAATTTTTGGCTTTAACCCCTGACCAACCCCAGGCTCTAATTCTGCTGCGGCTCAAACCTTGGCAAGTTCAACGGCTGACCTTAAGCTTCTCTCCCCGGTGGATAACCGCAACCCCCTGGGGCTATGCCGTAGCGGATCAGGAGCGAGTTGTCGGTCTTTCGGAAACTGGGGAGTTGTTGGGAGGAATTGCGGTCAAAGACGAACTGACAGGAATAGCCCTGGGTGGGGATAGGGGCTTGTGGTTAGCTAGTTGGGATGGAGAAAAGGGCAAGCTGGAGTGGGTCGAGTTTAGTGCCATGGGCCTGGATTTAATCTTTTAG
- a CDS encoding DNA-directed RNA polymerase subunit beta'', which translates to MTSPTAQTKPVFFNKIIDKKGLRNLISWAFSHCGTARTAEMADKIKDLGFRYATRAGVSISVDDLLVPPKKQELLQSAEKEIKSAQERYSRGEITEVERFQKVIDTWNTTNEELKNEVVKHFQETDVLNSVYMMAFSGARGNLSQVRQLVGMRGLMANPQGEIIDLPIKTNFREGLTVTEYIISSYGARKGLVDTALRTADSGYLTRRLVDVSQDVIIREEDCGTQRGLPLRSMTVGDKVLKLEDRLLGRMPLVDVIDPRTQAVIVEKNQPVSAEIAQQIAAAGVEEVVVRSPLTCDAARSVCQKCYGWSLAHAQLVDMGEAVGIIAAQSIGEPGTQLTMRTFHTGGVFTGEVARQERAPFVGTVKYKAGLRARPFRTRHGDDAFLVETNGTLLLTGDKTQQEYEVIQGSILLAKDGAKVKVGQLLAEVAQAGRTTRKSTEKVTKDVASDLAGQVKFVNLEPEEKRDRQGIMTRVAPKGGLIWVLSGEVYNLPPGAIPDVNNGDRIEADSVLAETRIVTEHGGVVRLPEQTEGKGGREVEIITASVLLDKAQVIKETYQGREHYVLETQAGQKFSITAAPGTKVINSQVVAELIDDHYRTQTGGILKYAGVEVSKKGKAKQGFEVIQGGTLLWIPEETHEVNKDISLLLVEDGQFVEAGTEVVKDIFCQSSGVVEVVQKNDILREIIIKPGDLHLIDDPEVARTQSGSLTQPGQEVMPGLEVTELRYQEFLEDGPDGPALLLRPVVEYAVPDEPSIPSQESSDASGQLIRLRAVQRLPFKHDERVRSVEGVDLLRTQLILEIGTEAPQLAADIEVVNDQSDSDIQRLQLVILESLVIRRDMAADQTQGSTHTSILVQDGEEIKPGAVVARTEIRAKQGGEVQGILRSGELVRRILVITEADRLAIPIKGEPTVAVGDLLRAGEDVAIGVIAPETGEVIAVKGGEVILRIARPYLVSPGAVLQIDDGDLVQRGDNLALLVFERAKTGDIIQGLPRIEELLEGRHPKEKCALAIRPGICRVIYNDDDSVEIKVDEGDGTIQDYPVMPGQSAIVADGQTVDVGDPLTDGPSDPHDILSIYFEYYKGPQGHEQLKADLNKLDDQEITLLDAAQAALQRVQTFLVNEVQSVYLTQGIEISDKHIEVVVRQMTSKVRIDDGGDTVSLPGEMMDLRQAEESNIPMSVTGGAPAQYTPILLGITKASLNTDSFISAASFQETTRVLTEAAIEGKSDWLRGLKENVIIGRLIPAGTGFNIYEDTFGVDLDRDYEDDVNRLVEERKNRPYTLASSDEDELETLLPEPPTYPLLDDANLLIDDQLAGRLLPSDSAESDDDEYEEDGDEDDYEDD; encoded by the coding sequence ATGACCAGCCCGACTGCCCAAACCAAACCTGTTTTCTTCAACAAAATCATTGATAAAAAAGGCCTCCGCAATCTGATTTCCTGGGCCTTTAGCCACTGTGGCACCGCCCGGACAGCCGAAATGGCTGACAAAATCAAAGACCTGGGCTTTCGCTATGCGACCCGAGCCGGGGTTTCCATCAGTGTGGATGATTTGTTAGTTCCGCCCAAAAAACAGGAACTTCTCCAATCTGCTGAGAAGGAAATTAAATCTGCCCAAGAGCGTTACTCCCGGGGTGAAATTACGGAGGTCGAGCGATTCCAAAAGGTAATTGACACCTGGAATACCACCAACGAGGAACTCAAGAACGAAGTCGTCAAACACTTCCAAGAAACTGATGTTCTGAATTCCGTTTACATGATGGCCTTCTCTGGGGCGAGGGGGAATTTATCCCAGGTACGGCAGTTGGTGGGAATGCGGGGTTTGATGGCCAATCCCCAAGGGGAAATTATTGACTTACCGATTAAGACCAACTTCCGAGAAGGACTGACGGTTACGGAATATATCATTTCCTCCTATGGAGCACGCAAGGGGCTGGTCGATACAGCTTTACGGACAGCCGACTCTGGCTACCTAACCCGGCGATTAGTGGATGTTTCCCAGGATGTGATTATTCGAGAAGAGGACTGTGGCACGCAGCGCGGTTTACCCCTACGCAGTATGACCGTTGGGGACAAAGTTCTCAAGCTCGAAGATCGACTCTTGGGCCGGATGCCCTTAGTAGATGTGATTGATCCGCGTACCCAGGCCGTGATAGTCGAGAAAAATCAACCCGTCTCAGCTGAAATCGCCCAACAAATTGCAGCCGCTGGCGTGGAAGAAGTGGTAGTTCGCTCCCCCTTAACCTGTGATGCCGCCCGTTCCGTCTGTCAGAAGTGCTATGGCTGGAGCTTGGCCCATGCTCAACTGGTGGATATGGGGGAAGCCGTTGGAATTATTGCGGCCCAGTCCATTGGTGAACCGGGAACCCAGCTAACAATGCGGACATTCCACACAGGCGGGGTGTTTACCGGAGAAGTTGCTCGTCAAGAGCGCGCCCCCTTTGTCGGCACAGTTAAATATAAAGCGGGTTTGCGGGCCCGGCCGTTTCGGACACGCCACGGAGATGATGCCTTTTTGGTTGAAACCAACGGTACATTACTGCTGACCGGAGACAAGACCCAGCAGGAATATGAAGTCATCCAAGGCTCAATTCTGTTGGCCAAAGATGGAGCAAAAGTTAAAGTTGGTCAACTTTTAGCAGAAGTCGCTCAGGCCGGTCGTACTACCCGTAAATCAACGGAAAAGGTCACGAAGGATGTCGCCTCCGATCTAGCGGGTCAGGTGAAATTCGTTAACTTGGAACCTGAAGAAAAACGAGATCGCCAAGGCATCATGACCCGGGTTGCTCCCAAGGGGGGATTAATTTGGGTACTGTCTGGGGAGGTCTATAACTTACCGCCAGGGGCAATTCCCGATGTCAACAACGGTGATCGCATTGAGGCGGATTCGGTCTTAGCGGAAACCCGGATTGTTACCGAGCATGGCGGGGTCGTGCGTTTACCCGAACAAACAGAAGGCAAAGGGGGGCGGGAAGTTGAAATCATTACCGCTTCTGTACTACTTGACAAAGCCCAAGTGATCAAAGAAACCTATCAGGGGCGCGAGCATTATGTCCTGGAAACCCAGGCCGGTCAAAAGTTTTCCATCACCGCTGCCCCTGGAACTAAGGTGATCAACAGCCAAGTGGTGGCCGAACTGATTGATGATCACTACCGGACACAAACCGGAGGCATCCTCAAGTATGCGGGCGTAGAGGTTTCTAAAAAAGGCAAGGCTAAACAGGGCTTTGAAGTCATCCAAGGCGGCACATTGCTCTGGATTCCGGAAGAAACCCATGAGGTTAATAAAGATATTTCCCTCCTTCTAGTGGAAGACGGCCAGTTTGTCGAAGCCGGGACTGAGGTTGTTAAAGATATCTTCTGTCAAAGTAGCGGCGTTGTCGAAGTTGTCCAGAAAAATGACATTCTCCGGGAAATTATCATCAAACCCGGTGATCTCCATCTTATTGACGACCCAGAAGTGGCGCGGACCCAAAGCGGCAGTCTGACTCAGCCTGGCCAAGAAGTCATGCCTGGTCTGGAGGTCACAGAATTGCGCTATCAAGAGTTTCTGGAAGATGGCCCAGACGGCCCGGCCCTCTTGTTGCGGCCAGTGGTTGAATATGCCGTTCCAGATGAGCCTTCGATTCCTAGCCAAGAGTCCAGTGATGCCTCTGGGCAATTGATTCGCTTGCGGGCTGTGCAACGGTTACCATTCAAACATGATGAACGGGTACGGTCAGTGGAGGGGGTAGATTTACTCCGAACTCAATTAATCTTGGAAATTGGCACAGAGGCCCCACAACTGGCTGCGGATATTGAAGTGGTCAACGACCAGAGTGATTCCGACATTCAACGGCTACAATTAGTCATTTTGGAATCTCTGGTGATTCGCCGGGATATGGCCGCCGATCAGACCCAAGGAAGTACCCACACCAGCATCCTTGTTCAGGACGGTGAAGAAATCAAACCGGGTGCCGTTGTAGCCCGGACTGAAATCAGGGCTAAGCAAGGGGGCGAGGTTCAGGGTATTCTCCGCAGTGGTGAATTAGTCCGCCGCATCCTAGTTATCACAGAAGCCGATCGTCTGGCAATTCCCATCAAAGGGGAACCAACCGTGGCCGTGGGTGATTTGCTCCGGGCTGGGGAAGACGTGGCTATCGGAGTAATCGCCCCTGAAACGGGGGAAGTGATTGCGGTTAAGGGGGGGGAAGTAATCCTGCGCATCGCCCGTCCCTACCTGGTTTCCCCTGGTGCAGTCCTGCAAATTGATGATGGGGATTTGGTGCAACGGGGGGACAACTTAGCTCTGTTAGTGTTTGAGCGGGCCAAAACCGGAGACATCATCCAAGGGCTCCCCCGGATTGAAGAACTTTTAGAAGGGCGGCATCCCAAGGAAAAATGTGCCTTAGCCATCCGGCCGGGAATTTGCCGGGTCATTTACAACGATGATGACAGTGTCGAAATCAAAGTGGATGAAGGGGATGGCACAATTCAAGATTACCCAGTCATGCCAGGTCAGAGTGCGATTGTTGCTGATGGTCAGACCGTTGATGTGGGTGATCCCCTCACAGACGGCCCCAGTGACCCCCATGACATCTTGAGTATTTACTTTGAGTACTACAAGGGTCCCCAAGGTCATGAGCAGTTAAAAGCAGATCTCAATAAGCTAGATGATCAAGAAATTACGCTTTTAGATGCGGCCCAAGCGGCCCTGCAAAGGGTACAAACCTTTTTAGTCAATGAAGTTCAGTCGGTCTACTTAACCCAAGGGATTGAGATTTCCGACAAACACATTGAGGTGGTCGTGCGCCAAATGACTTCTAAGGTCAGGATTGACGATGGGGGGGATACGGTTTCCTTACCCGGTGAAATGATGGATTTACGCCAGGCCGAGGAATCTAATATTCCCATGTCTGTCACTGGCGGCGCACCGGCCCAATACACCCCCATCCTTTTGGGGATTACTAAAGCCTCCCTCAATACCGATAGCTTTATCTCCGCTGCTAGTTTCCAAGAAACCACTCGCGTTCTCACGGAAGCGGCAATTGAAGGGAAATCTGATTGGCTGCGGGGCTTGAAGGAAAACGTGATTATTGGGCGGTTGATTCCAGCCGGAACCGGGTTCAACATCTACGAGGATACTTTTGGTGTCGATCTGGATCGGGACTATGAGGACGATGTCAATCGCTTAGTAGAAGAGCGGAAAAATCGCCCCTATACCCTGGCCAGTTCTGATGAAGATGAACTGGAAACTCTCCTCCCGGAACCGCCCACCTATCCTCTTTTAGATGATGCCAACCTGTTGATTGATGATCAATTGGCTGGTCGTCTTTTACCCTCTGATAGCGCAGAATCTGATGACGATGAGTACGAAGAGGATGGAGATGAGGACGACTACGAAGATGACTAA
- a CDS encoding DNA-directed RNA polymerase subunit gamma translates to MPRLEQRFDYVKVALASPDRITKWGQRTLPNGQVVGEVTKPETINYRTLKPEMDGLFCERIFGPAKDWECHCGKYKRVRHRGIVCERCGVEVTESRVRRHRMGYIKLAAPVTHVWYLKGIPSYMAILLDIPLRDVEQIVYFNSYVVLNPGNHDGLSYKQLLTEEQWQEIEEQIYSEDSQLVDIEVGIGAEAIQRLLQDLDLPTEAEQLREEIAASKGQKRAKLIKRLRVIDNFIATGSRPDWMVLEVIPVIPPDLRPMVQLDGGRFATSDLNDLYRRVINRNNRLARLQEILAPEIIVRNEKRMLQEAVDALVDNGRRGRTVVGANNRPLKSLSDIIEGKQGRFRQNLLGKRVDYSGRSVIVVGPKLKMHQCGLPREMAIELFQPFVIHRLIRQGIVNNIKAAKRLILRNDPVIWDVLEDVIDGHPVMLNRAPTLHRLGIQAFEPILVEGRAIQLHPLVCPAFNADFDGDQMAVHVPLSIEAQAEARLLMLASNNILSPATGKPIVTPSQDMVLGCYYLTAENPKLVAEDRYFANFNDVVMAYQEQQLDLHAYVWVRFDGPVEDGDRSQPEIVTQSDGTTLETYQLRKRRLDAAGNLITQYIRTTPGRIIYNQTIQESLAS, encoded by the coding sequence ATGCCTAGGCTGGAACAACGGTTTGACTATGTAAAAGTTGCCCTTGCCTCCCCGGATCGGATTACCAAATGGGGACAACGGACTTTACCCAATGGCCAGGTGGTCGGGGAAGTCACCAAGCCCGAAACCATTAACTACCGAACTCTCAAGCCAGAAATGGATGGTTTGTTCTGTGAGCGAATTTTTGGTCCAGCCAAAGATTGGGAATGTCACTGTGGCAAATATAAACGGGTTCGCCATCGGGGTATTGTCTGTGAACGGTGCGGCGTAGAAGTGACCGAATCGCGGGTGCGGCGGCATCGGATGGGCTATATCAAGTTGGCGGCCCCAGTCACCCATGTTTGGTATCTCAAAGGGATTCCAAGCTACATGGCGATTCTGTTGGATATTCCACTGCGGGATGTTGAACAAATTGTTTACTTCAACTCCTATGTGGTTCTCAACCCAGGTAATCACGATGGCCTAAGCTACAAGCAACTTCTCACAGAAGAGCAGTGGCAAGAAATCGAGGAGCAAATTTACAGTGAAGATTCCCAACTCGTTGACATTGAAGTCGGGATTGGGGCTGAGGCGATTCAACGGCTACTTCAAGACTTGGATTTGCCCACCGAAGCGGAACAACTCCGGGAAGAAATTGCAGCATCCAAGGGGCAAAAGCGAGCTAAGTTGATCAAGCGCTTACGGGTGATTGATAACTTCATTGCCACAGGCAGTCGGCCGGATTGGATGGTTTTGGAAGTGATTCCTGTTATTCCTCCAGACCTACGCCCAATGGTGCAACTAGATGGCGGCCGGTTTGCGACCTCTGACTTAAACGATCTCTATCGGCGAGTCATCAACCGCAATAACCGTTTGGCCCGCTTACAGGAAATCCTTGCGCCTGAGATTATCGTCCGCAATGAAAAACGGATGCTCCAGGAAGCTGTTGATGCCCTTGTGGATAACGGCCGTCGTGGTCGCACAGTTGTCGGTGCTAATAATCGGCCCTTAAAGTCTCTTTCGGACATTATCGAAGGGAAACAAGGCCGATTCCGGCAAAACCTTCTGGGTAAACGGGTGGACTATTCGGGTCGTTCCGTGATTGTGGTTGGCCCCAAGCTAAAAATGCACCAATGCGGCTTACCGCGGGAAATGGCGATTGAGTTATTCCAACCCTTCGTGATTCACCGTCTGATTCGCCAAGGGATTGTCAATAATATCAAAGCAGCCAAACGCCTGATCCTGCGGAATGATCCGGTTATTTGGGACGTGCTGGAAGATGTGATTGATGGGCATCCCGTTATGCTCAACCGGGCTCCAACCTTACACCGTTTAGGCATCCAGGCCTTTGAGCCGATCCTCGTCGAAGGGCGGGCGATTCAACTACATCCTCTGGTGTGTCCAGCCTTTAATGCTGACTTTGATGGGGACCAAATGGCAGTACACGTGCCCCTCTCCATCGAAGCCCAGGCCGAGGCCCGGTTGTTGATGTTGGCTTCTAATAACATTCTTTCTCCAGCTACAGGTAAACCCATCGTTACTCCCAGCCAAGATATGGTTTTGGGTTGCTATTACCTCACGGCCGAAAATCCGAAACTGGTGGCGGAAGATCGCTACTTTGCTAACTTTAATGACGTGGTCATGGCCTACCAGGAGCAGCAACTCGATCTCCATGCCTATGTCTGGGTTCGCTTTGACGGGCCGGTGGAGGATGGTGATCGCTCCCAACCAGAAATTGTGACGCAATCCGATGGCACAACCCTAGAAACCTATCAGCTGCGGAAACGCCGTTTAGATGCCGCCGGAAATCTAATTACCCAATATATTCGGACAACCCCCGGCCGAATTATTTACAACCAAACCATTCAAGAAAGCCTTGCCAGCTAA